TttggaatatttttaaaaaaaattatcagtaAAAGAGTCATCCTTATCAAACTTGTGAACTTGATTCGTGTAGAAGATTTTTTAACTCAGTCTGGTGTTCCCTTTTTTCCAAAGATATCAAACAATAGAAGAGACTATTTTTGGAGCCACTTAGAGGAGTACGCCTGGACTGATGAAATTAAAGGTGGACATGCTCATCATCATTACATGCCTCTTGGAACTTGACTTGTAGGCAATAACATTTACAATAAAATGTCTCCTTTTTCTTTGGCCTTGGCCTTCCACACATCAATACGGAGCAACTCTTTGGCTCTACCCTGCTGAGTTTACTTAAGATGAAACAAAAGATGCTTATGATGTAGGTCATGATTCATGAACACTTAGAATTTGATTACACTACATGTCAAAAGTAGAAAAGGGtacaaaatcattaaaattatatattaaacaaatgTATTTTAGTTTTAAGTACAGCTATTTGTGTTCTTTCTGCTTTACCATTTTCATTACCAATTTCAGTACTCTGGCATTTTATATCCATACGATACTGCagattaaagatttttttagcATAGAATCTACTTTAATGTTTAATATTTAAAGCTGTGATTCTATGACTTGGCTGAATTACTTATAATTGTGTTATTTCCTGCAGTCTAAAGTACATCAACGTTGCTATGGTCACTGTCCTAAAGAATGTCACTAATGTGATAACTGCTGTTGGTGAGATGTATTTATTCAACAAAACGCACGATAACAAAGTTTGGACTGCACTTTTTCTGATGGTATGCTAGTAGCTTAAAAGTATGTAAATACGAAGTGTTACAGGTCAAGCAAATGCTACGCTATATTGCTTTTGATATTATTGCAGTGATTCTAGCCTCTTTCATCCCCGTGCTCATATAAAGTAATTTGTTAAAGATATGTTTCGTTGCTTTGTATTCCAGAACTTACATTAGCATTCTTTTTTACGTTTCCTGTCACAATAAGAGTTTATAGCACGTAATGATTTTTCAGTAGACACTACTCAGGGTATTCGCTAGTAACCCAGTCCTCAGTCAAAGACATAATGAATTCCATGCGGTGACCAAGTGGTATAAGATGTAATTGAGAGAAAATGCAACTTATGGTAAGGAATAGTATCATCTTTGTTTTAGTGCATTACTTCTTATAACAGTGGTACTTTCTATTAACTAGTGATATGAGTAGTTTTGTGATATAATACAAAAGTATTTGGAAGTTGGTCATGAACCCTAAATTTATCAAGACTTACGTCATTTGACTAGAGTTGCATATATAGaactaaatttgaaatattattcatttatgaGATGACAGTTGTAGAGATGTCACACTTAAGTTGTGTTTGCGGATTATTTCAGCAGTTACTTACACTTAAGTTGTGTTCTGCAGATTATTTCAGCAGTTACTGGAGGAATTACAGATCTTTCTTTTCATGCCATTGGTTATACATGGCAGATTATTAATTGTTTCTTGACAGCATCATATTCTGTAAGTACGTCTTTTTCTCATTGTGTTTCTTTTTCTGGGTGCTATTTTATCTGGCATTTGTTTCTTCTGGGAATATTATCTTTGTAAAATTCATGATTTTCGTTATAGTTGTCAGACATATGAACTTAGGATAGAAGATATAGCTTAATcatacaacaacatatccagtgtagtcccacaagtggggtttgGGAAGGATATGTGTGTGCAGACCTTACCCTTATGTTGGAAGGCATTAAGGCTGTTTCCAGTAGACCTGTGGCTTGGATACTACTCAAAACAAAGGACAAAAGTGAATAAACTGCCTAAACATCTGTCAAAGATGATGACCTTTGCCGGCAGCAGTAAAGGCGCCAAGATATTATAATAGAATTGGACATATCCATTGCAGAGTACATATAATACTGTTTTTCTGTGTCCACCATAACATTGACCTAGATCATCAAGAATTAGATCTTGTTTTCCAACTATTTCATGCTTGAGTCAAAAAGTTCTTGCCTAATTCCAGTATTATCGAAAGCAAAAAGCTCACCAACATGGGTTGTGGTGCAGTGGTGTGAGTGTTCCATCCTTAATCAGAGGTTCCGGGTTAGAGCCCTGGGTATGAAGGAAATCCTGTTGGGAGCGTCACCCCTAATGGATCCTGCAGTGCGCGATTCCGATTTAGTCGCAGCTCCAATACAGGCACTGGAGACCggatagcaaacaaaaaaatgaagcaAATAATGCAAAAGAACTCTAGCGTCTATTGGGGTTTTAAGCGCAAATAAAGCATGGTTTTTAATTAGAAAAGGCgcaaaggaaaaaataaatacatatgttATGAAACATAGACTGTATACTAAAATTAAATAGCAcgaagaaagagagagagtaGTAGTAACTTTCTTCCAATATTCTTGTGTATATTTCCATATACAATGTAAGTTATTTATAAGTATCAAGTAACTTGGATCCAAGTGAGCTAGTGCAAATGGACATGGACATCCACCATATACTAGTGCATGTGGACACggactcccccttggatgtccattaATAGATAACGTGTCTCGTTGAATTCTTACTAGAAAAAGTCTTTCGGCTTGTAAACTTTAAATGCTGAAAATGTTGTACAGTTAACCAAATTACCATAATACTTCATTGTTAccatatcaaaacaaaaaatattacaaacctttttatgtattttcaatATGAAACTAAATTGATGATAGTTGATACAGTCTTGATCTTGTAATGTCAAAATTTACACGTAACCTACTGGTGAAAACAGCTAATCTTTGCTAACTGGGATGAGCAGGTCCCTCcttataagaagaaaaaagaaatacttaTTGACAAAAAAAAGAGTAAGGATCCGAGTCTGATCTTAGAGACTGGTGCTTTTACAGTTAACATGATACAAGCTAGCGTTTATTTCATATGGTCTGAATGATTAATTCATAATCTTGTACTGGAAGATCTAATGTTGACAGTTTGCAACAAACTGCTCAAGTTGCAAACCTAAGTTCCTATTTGGACATTTCTGAAGTCTTAAGACATATGCTGACAGATTTTAGTAAGAATAGTTTAGTATAGTTCTGTTCCCGTCTCTGAGAATCAACTTCAAAGCTCCTTAATGGTTATCTTCTATAATATCAGAATTGAGAACTGATTATTATTCTATTCAAGGAAGGTGCGGATTGCGGAAGTTGTTCATGTGATACACCCATCGAGATGAAGGCCATTTGAACTTGTACACTCAAGAGCCAAAGCTTGAGCTCAGTTTCTTAATGGTCAAATGCATTATTAACTtgtcttttttaaatatatgtaattaCATAAAATAGGTTTGTGGTAATATATTTTGACtattcaaaatacaattttcttgTTATTCAGTTATAAAGATTTAGTGTTACAATCTaggtaaattatatttaatgttCGCAGCTAAACTTTTAAAATGCATTTATTcgaaaatataaatttctctAATAAATATAAACTTGAGCTCGATTGCGACTCGAACTTGAGCTTTGCTGAATTCAAGCCTAGTTTGATTGTGTACTTGTCCCTTATTCCAGTGAGATAGAACTCGGTTATTCAATGTTCCAGTCGAGCTCAAAATGTCGAGAACTTGACTTTGGCTTGATTGCTTTATAACACCTTCAATTCCTTTTGGCATTAATCATGGGAATAAGCAGCAGTTGTTCTGTATTGAGCTTCATATCCTGTTTTTTTTAGGTTACATTTAATTTGATGTTCTAATTAGTCACTTGAAAATTTCTTCTTTATGGGTACATCTTCTTCAATATGATGACCTGATTCCCATGCTAATgcttaatttttatcttttatttatttatcttctGGTGCAGTTGACTCTTCGCAGGGTCATGGACACGGCCAAGCAAGTGACTAAATCGGGGAACCTTGATGAATTCTCCATGGTCCTGTTAAATAACACCCTTTCACTGCCTTTGGGCATtttgcttatattattattcaacgaGATGGACTATCTTTCTAGAACGTGAGTTTTGGTTTCTTAAAGTAGCAATTGTTttcctcaattttttatttatctcgTCCGTAAGTGGTTGCCTTTTTCTGAGCATACACATTGCATGCCTCATGCCTATTGTTAAAACCTGTAATAGGTAAATGTTGGTGGATTGATGTCTAGTTGAAAGCCAATGTTGGCCTGAATGTTCTTAATCCAACTTTATAAATGTAATCCTATAATGATTGTTGTAAAAGTTTAAAAAGCATAAATATACCAgtacatatataattgataaCAATTGCTAACTATGTCAAATTTGAAGGGGATTAAGAAAGAGGAGGGAGATTTTCGTATTTTATCAAGTCTCTAGGAGTCATTTTTAATCTTCAGTTCTATTTATTGACAACAATAGCCTCACAGACtcaaaatgtaataaaatataactaacCTAATAGTAGATTTTTGAAGGGAAGCCTTGGAGCAACAGTAAAGTTGTTTCCGTATGACCTATAGGTCATGGGTTTGAGTTGTAGAACCTGTCACTAATGATTACATTAGGGTAGATTGTCTACACCACACCCCCTTAGGGTTCCCGGACCCTGTGTAAATGTGGGGTGCTTCACCGTGATGCCCTTTTTGCCAACCTAATAGCAGATTTTTTATCTGCTTCTCCTTACCTGTTAAGTTGTTCCTTAAAATTTATCCAGCTGAGCATAAGCCATCTACCCACCCATATGTAAGCAGTTTTAGTTGTGCAATTACTAATTCCCTTGTGCTTCTCTTTTTGAAGATTGtacttttcaaaaagaattgCTCCCTTAATTTGCCTCATAAGTTTTGTTCTTTGCGCTCTGCTTAACGATTTTCTGGAGACAGCTAAAATGCATATTCTTAGAGTAAGCATCTCACCTTAACCCCTATGCCCTATTCCTGGTTACTGTTCTGTCAATTTAGTTTATAAGACTTGAGATAGAAAGGCATCCTGATTACTTTAGTTGGCTTTAGAAGATCCTTCAAACTTGTTCGATTTAGTTGATAGATACTTCTCAAGTTCTGAAGCTTTCTAGTACTATCGTCGTGCCCTCATTCAGTTGCAATTGGTTACTGTTTAATCATAAGTGAGTACTGTTTCATTGCACATTGAAGATTTTGCTACATGTATCATTATCTGCAGACCACTGTTACAATTACCAGCTTTCTGGTTGGTGACAACCTTTAGTGGATTGTTGGGCTTAGCAATTAGCTTCACATCCATGTGGTTTCTTCATCAAACAAGTGCAACTACTTATAGGTATGGTTCTTTTCATGTGAGTTCATTATTTCATGTTTCTTTGAGTACTCTGATGTAAACATTTCCCTCTTCgatctttctttaatttttggatTCTGCAGTCTTGTCGGATCACTAAATAAGATACCTCTCTCTGTTGCTGGTATTTTCCTTTTCCATGTTTCAACAAGTCTGGAGAACTCTGCCAGTATATTATTTGGTGAgggcttactcttttctgtttacccTGGTGTACCTTTTTTAGTAAAGATTACGCCTCAATCCTAAGTAAGTTGGAGTTGGCTATACGAATACTTACTGTCCATAGCACTTCATTTAAGCTGCAATCCCCCCGCCCCTCGTTTATCCAGACTTGGGAATTGAGAAAAAAACTCTGTTGCATTTTGCAGGGCTCTTGGCTGGAGTATTTTTCGCCCGAGCAAAGATGCAGGATAAATCTCAAACTAGATCATGAATGTCAAAACTAACACCCTTTCCTTTGTAAATTATGTCTTGTCTTGAATTGTAGAGCTTGTTGTATACTAAAAACTATGACATGATCAATCAATTAAGAGATAGATCAAGATTTTTATTCATCTGGAACCTgtctattttgatttttaacctCTTTACTgtgcattttttgtattttacttATTCCAATTGTTTATATGATAAGAATGTGCAACCTCTGAACAGAAGGTTACTCAATCACTCAAGTCTTCAAGGAGTTTCAAATAGATAAATTACTGTGTTTAGATAATTAGGGAGAATAGTTTGTTACTGttaatcatgaaaatggaaatATGAGAGAACTGTCTAaaataacttattatttcaaCCAAATTATTCATCAACTACTGAAAAAGTAAAGGGTTGAAGCTGCAGATATAAGAATGTAACATACATAACTCAGTGAATGATAGAAGCTACCATCCAAACAAAAGGCTTAAAATACCAAAAGTGACTTACTCCAAAACAGAGTTTgaaaacaaatcaaaagaagAGCTATAATCACAACAACATCATACTCAATTTAATCCAACAAGTGGGGTTTGAAGAGAGTAACATACGCAAACGTAACCCTTACCTTTGTGGAGTTGGGAAGTTGTTTCCGAAAGACAAAAGAAGAGctataaagagaaaaatgatAACATTACAAGATTCTTGAGGACTTGATGCATATTTTTTGTTTGCCTAGAATGTCAAAAGTATACAGAAAACCAAGTTTTGATGGCAATTAGAGCTTTTTGCGTTGCTAACAGAGTAATATTTTCTCTGTGCTCCTTAAACTGTATAGTTTTCCAATCAAATGGAGCTGAAGAAACTCCATTCTCAATTGCCAACTCTAGTGATTAGTCGTAATCTCAAATATAACTCCTTCAAGATTCTTGATAATACGCCGAGTCCCAGAAACTTCATTTATCTGCAGACCATGCCGAATTGCTTCATTGATGACCATAGCATCCATGCTGCATTAAGGCACGCAGAACAAAAATGCATcaagaatgaaatgaaaatgactaCAGTTGCAAGAAACATGTCAACATTTGTCAAGATTAACACTTCTGCAGTCAAGTATGGACACCTAGACGATACACGTCCACCATTGTATAGAACTAGTTGAAATAGCAGGAAACATATCTAAATGATCCTCCCAACCTTAAGAGTAGTTCAGGATTTGCTCTAGAAACTCATGCAAGATAGGTAGCTAAGAAAAATTATGCAGCAAAGTTATTGATTACAGAATCCTACGAATCAAGCACAACAAATTCTGTTTCTCCTGTTCAAGCACAACAAATTTCAGTATCTCCTCCATCTACAATTCTTTTAATTACAATTATATGTTTCAATATCAATGGGACAGAAGATTGTTTGCTGGCTACTTAATATGCATTTTTATTGAGAATGAGAATCTATCTAATTAAACGGGGATGATTTGCTTCATAGTACTAGTTCCCCTTCCAACACATTGGTTAACAACCTGTACAAGACTAGCGATCAAAACTTCCTAACGAAGATATACCATTTCACATGAATTATATTCTGATACCTGATCATCAAAAGCTAAGAGTGGATTATTACTAATAAAAGGAAGATACTCATTACTTTTTTTCAGATGctatttgaaattttgttgaATAAGATAGGACACATACTAGTATGCATTTTCTAGACAATGAGAAATCTACATTGAAACTTGCAGCAATAATTTCTTGAATATCATTTCACATTTGGGAGTTATCTACAAATTCAACAAAGTCCTTCAAAATCATGCAACCAACACATAATCATGATCAAAATAACCAAGTCAGTGAAGGCCACTTACACTTTTGCTCGTGAAACATAGGCCAAAATAAATTTGCATTTCTTCTGGTCACGATCTCTAAGTAGCCGCTCAACAGTATCAAAAAGCAAAGGAACATTTGCCTGCTGAAAACTTAAAGCTTGTCAAGGGATACACTATTCTTTCTAGACTATGATATCATCCAAACAAGGATAAAGTAACAAAAACTAAGTCTGTAATTCAATCATTTGTCAGTTAAGACAATCTAGTTGCTACTAGGCTTCAAATGTAGATCAGTTGATTTGACAACAAGTTTCTTCAGGTGCCAAGACAAGGAAAGAGAACCAGAATACCTATCTGACTTTAAAAGACATCCAAGGAGAGAATGATATTCATATCTTATAGGCCTGATGaattagaattttttaatattactgAATGAAAGGAGCTAGTTCATTACTGAAAAACATTTGCAGATACATGGCACCGAATCTGAAAGACAATTTCCAACCTCAAAGACTCAAAGAGGAATGGGTTATTTCATCATAGGTTGGCAATTGGCAAATGGCAATTTGGCATGATGTTGTTAGCTTCGAATTAAgtcaacaaataacaaaaagagaACCAATTAATGCAGTAGGAGAAAAATCAACTAGGATATAAATGTCAGCTCCAAGGACTAAATCAAATCCTTCTGGGTGCTCCTGTAATATACAATTCAGCTGATCAAAGCTTCCCCATTCCAGCTTCTCAGCTTTTAATTCTGCATCAAAGATAAGTTAATGAGACATGACCTTATCGAAAATGGCATCTGATTCCTCAATTGTTCACACACCTGTACAACACATAGAACCATCTGAAGATTCCTGCAgctttatgtttttcttcagAATCTGGAATgacataaatatattagaaGGTGAACTTGCAACACAGTCCTCCAGCAAACTTCAATTGCTCAACCTTGCCTTGAGAACTTCATCATTATGATCTGTCATCACTACTCCACGACAAAATCTACTGCAGAGTACTCCAGTTATACCTGTAAATAGGATGCAATCAACTAATTAGTAATTTCatcttaaataaaatagagaCAGAGAAATGATATGGAACGTAAAATAAAAAGTACACACATTGTTGCCTTTGGAGAGGAACTAAACGGTGTTATTAGAAGTTACTATTGTGATAGTTTAGGAACTTAATTCATGTTTCCGTCAAAAGAGGCCTTTAAGTTACATAGTCTCTCTTACTTTGCTCATTTTCACACTTCAATCTTGTCCTTGGTTTATTAAAGAAGTTCTTCCTCCCAATAGTCTAATCCACATATAAAGGTTTATTCGGAATCAACTTATACAGTAATACCGACtgaaaatatcaaaacattTGCAAAAGTTTGTGGTAATGTTGAACTCAATGAACACCTTAACACAATTAGGCCCCAGACAGTCTTTAAAGTAGAAGCCAGTTCAAGTAAAGATTCAGGCTTTGAGTAAAGAAGAGAATGAGGTCCATCACATATTTCACATCAGAATAAAGGGACAAAAGCTATAATGGAGCCAGATCAGTTACCCACTTTATAACTTCAAAAATGTGGCTGAATTTTCTTATATGTGAACATTTCGTCTTCCGTGTATGTTCCTTATCTCTCTCATCAGAATGGAATGATCCTTTTGAGGTTGCATATTGTCA
The DNA window shown above is from Solanum lycopersicum chromosome 11, SLM_r2.1 and carries:
- the LOC101263276 gene encoding GDP-mannose transporter GONST1 isoform X3, which encodes MKAANRNDEDLENGMLEKDIEKSVRSNKGFTVHNKALLSGIAYCISSCSMILVNKYVLSSYDFNAGISLMVYQNFVSVVVVSSLRVFGIISTEPLTWRLVRVWLPVNVIFVGMLITSMFSLKYINVAMVTVLKNVTNVITAVGEMYLFNKTHDNKVWTALFLMIISAVTGGITDLSFHAIGYTWQIINCFLTASYSLTLRRVMDTAKQVTKSGNLDEFSMVLLNNTLSLPLGILLILLFNEMDYLSRTPLLQLPAFWLVTTFSGLLGLAISFTSMWFLHQTSATTYSLVGSLNKIPLSVAGIFLFHVSTSLENSASILFGLLAGVFFARAKMQDKSQTRS
- the LOC101263276 gene encoding GDP-mannose transporter GONST1 isoform X4 — protein: MQVLKYINVAMVTVLKNVTNVITAVGEMYLFNKTHDNKVWTALFLMIISAVTGGITDLSFHAIGYTWQIINCFLTASYSLTLRRVMDTAKQVTKSGNLDEFSMVLLNNTLSLPLGILLILLFNEMDYLSRTPLLQLPAFWLVTTFSGLLGLAISFTSMWFLHQTSATTYSLVGSLNKIPLSVAGIFLFHVSTSLENSASILFGLLAGVFFARAKMQDKSQTRS
- the LOC101263276 gene encoding GDP-mannose transporter GONST1 isoform X1 yields the protein MNPRSLPVAASLDAPDPVLERVLIEDTKNSSQGGDRNLAHQPILLDQVSKSFRGEVVNRSLSMKAANRNDEDLENGMLEKDIEKSVRSNKGFTVHNKALLSGIAYCISSCSMILVNKYVLSSYDFNAGISLMVYQNFVSVVVVSSLRVFGIISTEPLTWRLVRVWLPVNVIFVGMLITSMFSLKYINVAMVTVLKNVTNVITAVGEMYLFNKTHDNKVWTALFLMIISAVTGGITDLSFHAIGYTWQIINCFLTASYSLTLRRVMDTAKQVTKSGNLDEFSMVLLNNTLSLPLGILLILLFNEMDYLSRTPLLQLPAFWLVTTFSGLLGLAISFTSMWFLHQTSATTYSLVGSLNKIPLSVAGIFLFHVSTSLENSASILFGLLAGVFFARAKMQDKSQTRS
- the LOC101263276 gene encoding GDP-mannose transporter GONST1 isoform X2 — protein: MNPSLPVAASLDAPDPVLERVLIEDTKNSSQGGDRNLAHQPILLDQVSKSFRGEVVNRSLSMKAANRNDEDLENGMLEKDIEKSVRSNKGFTVHNKALLSGIAYCISSCSMILVNKYVLSSYDFNAGISLMVYQNFVSVVVVSSLRVFGIISTEPLTWRLVRVWLPVNVIFVGMLITSMFSLKYINVAMVTVLKNVTNVITAVGEMYLFNKTHDNKVWTALFLMIISAVTGGITDLSFHAIGYTWQIINCFLTASYSLTLRRVMDTAKQVTKSGNLDEFSMVLLNNTLSLPLGILLILLFNEMDYLSRTPLLQLPAFWLVTTFSGLLGLAISFTSMWFLHQTSATTYSLVGSLNKIPLSVAGIFLFHVSTSLENSASILFGLLAGVFFARAKMQDKSQTRS
- the LOC101263276 gene encoding GDP-mannose transporter GONST1 isoform X5, whose amino-acid sequence is MVTVLKNVTNVITAVGEMYLFNKTHDNKVWTALFLMIISAVTGGITDLSFHAIGYTWQIINCFLTASYSLTLRRVMDTAKQVTKSGNLDEFSMVLLNNTLSLPLGILLILLFNEMDYLSRTPLLQLPAFWLVTTFSGLLGLAISFTSMWFLHQTSATTYSLVGSLNKIPLSVAGIFLFHVSTSLENSASILFGLLAGVFFARAKMQDKSQTRS
- the LOC101263573 gene encoding uncharacterized protein: MSREEKEEDDIVCLDESFFINDDYQITDFTFGSHVLQLYCLQSSSTDFDLTGQLVWPGAVLMNDYLTQNANMLQGCSVIELGSGVGITGVLCSRFCRGVVMTDHNDEVLKILKKNIKLQESSDGSMCCTELKAEKLEWGSFDQLNCILQEHPEGFDLVLGADICFQQANVPLLFDTVERLLRDRDQKKCKFILAYVSRAKVMDAMVINEAIRHGLQINEVSGTRRIIKNLEGVIFEITTNH